The bacterium sequence CCTCGAGCACGTAGCTGATGATCTCCATGTCGCGGTGGCCGTGGGTGCCGAAACCCTGCCCGGCGGCCACGCGGTCCTCGTTGATCACCCGCAGCGGACCCCAGTGCACGTGGTCCGGGTCGAAGTATTCGGCGAAGGAGAAGCTGTGCCAGGAGTCGAGCCAGCCGTGGTTGGCATGGCCGCGCTCGGCGGCCGGTCGCAGGGTGATCACAGGGCACCTCCGGTGCTCAGGGTGGGGGAAGACAGCTTGCGCTCACTGCGCCAGGCATCGACGCTGAAGGCGCCGGCACCATTGGCGGCCAGCATCAGGAAGCCGCCGCCGATGGCGACATTCTTCATCAGGTGGATGAACTGGTTCTGGTCGGCCAGGTCGGCATGGAACAGCACGCCGGCGGCCAGGGAGAACACGGCCAAGGCCAGCGCCGAACTGCGGGTGAACACGCCGGCGAGCACGGCCAGGC is a genomic window containing:
- a CDS encoding DoxX family protein → LAVLAGVFTRSSALALAVFSLAAGVLFHADLADQNQFIHLMKNVAIGGGFLMLAANGAGAFSVDAWRSERKLSSPTLSTGGAL